A portion of the Rhodanobacter sp. AS-Z3 genome contains these proteins:
- a CDS encoding CinA family protein, with protein sequence MELSSVPTDAELLALAGEVATEVQRCRLMLVTAESCSGGWIAKVLTDLPGSSAWYDAGVVTYSYEAKEALLGVNPRTLEHAGAVSEETALEMVSGALARFGAGVAVAVTGIAGPSGGTPDKPVGTVWISWKRRGGYAHAKLFHFPGDREAVRRQTVAAALTGLGKALTD encoded by the coding sequence ATGGAGTTGTCATCTGTTCCTACCGATGCCGAATTGCTGGCGCTGGCTGGCGAGGTCGCTACCGAGGTACAGCGGTGCCGTCTGATGCTGGTGACGGCCGAATCATGCAGCGGTGGCTGGATCGCCAAGGTGCTGACGGATCTGCCCGGCAGTTCGGCCTGGTATGACGCTGGCGTGGTGACCTACAGCTATGAGGCAAAGGAGGCTTTGCTTGGGGTCAATCCGCGAACGCTGGAACACGCCGGCGCGGTCAGTGAGGAGACCGCGCTGGAGATGGTTTCCGGCGCGTTGGCGCGCTTCGGCGCGGGTGTGGCGGTGGCGGTGACCGGCATTGCCGGGCCATCCGGTGGCACGCCAGACAAGCCGGTCGGTACCGTCTGGATCAGCTGGAAGCGCCGCGGCGGCTACGCGCACGCGAAGCTGTTCCATTTTCCGGGCGATCGTGAGGCAGTGCGCCGGCAGACCGTGGCGGCGGCGCTCACCGGCTTGGGCAAAGCGCTGACGGATTGA
- the mutS gene encoding DNA mismatch repair protein MutS translates to MSQDDLTKHTPFMRQYLSAKAEHPDVLLFFRMGDFYELFYDDARKAARLLDITLTQRGQSAGAPIPMAGVPYHAAENYLARLVRLGESVAICEQIGDPALAKGIVERKVVRIITPGTVTDAALLEDRRDNLLLAIAAGAQGAYGLAWVDLSSGRFLLSEVPNAEALAAELARLQPAETLVGEDVAWPKLVSTLPGLRKRPPWHFDADAAKRELNRFFGTRDLGGFGLDGMSLAVAAAGCLLGYVEETQKSALPHLTGMAVESASETIALDAATRRNLELDTHPSGRLEHSLLGVLDETVTPMGARALRRWLTRPLRSRDLLRQRHQAIGMLIDSRRHESLREQLRGIGDLERILARVALRSARPRDLSTLRDGLAAAPVLRDQIATLDSPLLHALVQRIGDHADTAALLAFAVVEQPPVLQRDGGVIADGYDAELDELRRLSTHADQYLVELEEREKAASGISTLKVGYNRVHGYYIEISKGQADKAPTHYTRRQTTKNAERYITEELKSFEDKVLSAKERSLMRERALYEALLDTLTEKLETLKTAASAMAELDVLSNLAERAEALDWSAPELTDEPGIAIERGRHPVVEKVRDEPFEPNDLKLGDARRMLVITGPNMGGKSTYMRQNALIVLLAHIGSYVPASRAVIGPIDRIFTRIGAGDDLSRGQSTFMVEMSETANILHNATADSLVLMDEVGRGTSTYDGLSLARAAAVHLARQCRAYTLFATHYFELTELASEFPTIANVHLDAVEYGEQLVFMHAVKDGPANRSFGLQVAALAGLPKSVIADARRTLAELERGMHQYASAPARAAEASPQLGLFAPTQPSATERALDELDPDALTPREALEALYRLKSLN, encoded by the coding sequence ATGAGCCAAGACGATCTCACCAAGCACACGCCGTTCATGCGGCAGTATCTTTCCGCGAAAGCGGAGCACCCGGACGTGCTGCTGTTCTTCCGCATGGGCGATTTCTACGAACTGTTCTATGACGACGCGCGCAAGGCGGCGCGATTGCTCGACATCACGCTGACCCAGCGTGGGCAGTCGGCCGGCGCACCGATTCCGATGGCTGGCGTGCCGTATCACGCGGCTGAAAACTATCTGGCGCGGCTGGTGCGGCTGGGCGAATCGGTGGCGATTTGCGAGCAAATCGGCGATCCGGCGCTGGCCAAGGGCATCGTCGAGCGCAAAGTGGTGCGTATCATCACGCCTGGCACGGTGACCGATGCTGCGCTTCTGGAAGACCGGCGCGACAACCTGCTGTTGGCGATCGCCGCTGGCGCTCAGGGCGCTTACGGATTGGCCTGGGTCGATCTTTCCAGCGGGCGTTTCCTGCTCAGCGAAGTGCCGAACGCCGAAGCACTTGCCGCGGAACTGGCACGGCTGCAGCCTGCTGAAACCCTGGTCGGCGAGGATGTGGCCTGGCCGAAACTGGTCAGCACCCTGCCCGGCCTGCGCAAACGTCCCCCGTGGCACTTCGATGCTGATGCGGCCAAGCGCGAGCTCAATCGCTTCTTTGGCACCCGTGACCTCGGCGGTTTCGGCCTGGACGGCATGTCGCTGGCAGTCGCTGCCGCTGGCTGCCTGCTCGGTTACGTCGAGGAAACCCAGAAGAGCGCGCTACCGCATCTGACGGGCATGGCAGTGGAAAGCGCCAGCGAAACGATCGCGCTGGATGCCGCCACGCGCCGCAATCTGGAACTGGATACCCATCCCAGCGGGCGCCTTGAACACAGCCTGCTGGGCGTACTCGACGAAACCGTCACGCCGATGGGCGCACGCGCATTGCGCCGCTGGCTGACCCGGCCGCTGCGCTCACGCGATCTGTTGCGTCAGCGTCATCAGGCGATCGGCATGCTGATCGACAGTCGCCGACACGAGAGCCTGCGCGAGCAGTTGCGCGGCATCGGCGACCTGGAACGCATCCTCGCTCGCGTGGCCCTGCGTTCAGCGCGGCCACGCGACCTTTCCACCCTGCGCGACGGTCTTGCCGCCGCGCCGGTGCTGCGCGATCAGATCGCCACGCTGGACAGCCCACTGCTGCACGCGCTGGTTCAGCGCATCGGCGACCATGCAGACACGGCAGCGCTGCTGGCCTTCGCCGTCGTCGAACAGCCCCCTGTACTCCAGCGCGACGGCGGCGTGATTGCCGATGGCTATGACGCAGAGCTGGATGAACTGCGCCGCCTGTCCACCCATGCCGACCAGTACCTGGTCGAACTGGAGGAGCGGGAGAAAGCCGCCAGCGGCATCAGCACGCTGAAGGTCGGCTACAACCGCGTGCACGGTTACTACATCGAGATCAGCAAGGGCCAGGCCGACAAGGCACCGACGCATTACACGCGGCGACAGACCACCAAGAACGCCGAGCGTTATATCACCGAAGAATTGAAGTCATTCGAAGACAAGGTGCTGTCGGCGAAGGAGCGTTCGCTGATGCGCGAACGCGCACTCTACGAAGCGCTGCTCGACACGCTCACCGAGAAGCTGGAGACGCTGAAAACCGCCGCCAGTGCGATGGCCGAACTCGACGTGCTGAGCAACCTCGCCGAGCGAGCCGAGGCACTGGACTGGAGCGCCCCTGAGCTGACCGACGAACCCGGTATTGCGATCGAGCGTGGCCGCCATCCGGTCGTCGAAAAAGTCCGCGACGAACCGTTCGAGCCGAACGACCTGAAACTCGGCGACGCCCGCCGCATGCTGGTGATCACTGGCCCGAACATGGGCGGCAAATCGACTTACATGCGCCAGAACGCATTGATCGTGCTGCTCGCGCACATCGGCAGTTACGTGCCCGCCAGTCGCGCGGTGATCGGCCCGATCGACCGAATTTTCACCCGCATCGGTGCGGGCGATGACCTGTCGCGCGGGCAATCCACCTTCATGGTGGAGATGAGCGAGACCGCCAACATTCTGCACAACGCCACCGCCGACAGTCTGGTGCTGATGGACGAAGTGGGACGTGGCACCAGCACCTATGACGGCCTGTCGCTGGCGCGCGCGGCTGCCGTGCATCTGGCGCGGCAATGCCGCGCGTACACCTTGTTTGCCACGCATTATTTTGAACTGACCGAACTGGCCAGTGAATTCCCGACCATCGCCAACGTGCACCTGGACGCGGTCGAGTACGGCGAGCAACTGGTGTTCATGCACGCAGTGAAGGACGGCCCCGCCAACCGCAGCTTTGGTTTGCAGGTGGCCGCACTGGCGGGCCTGCCGAAATCGGTGATCGCCGATGCGCGACGCACGCTGGCAGAACTGGAGCGCGGCATGCATCAATATGCCAGCGCACCGGCACGTGCGGCTGAAGCGTCGCCACAGCTGGGGCTGTTCGCCCCAACCCAACCCTCGGCAACCGAGCGCGCGCTGGATGAGCTCGACCCGGACGCGTTGACACCGCGCGAAGCGCTGGAAGCGCTCTACCGCCTCAAGTCACTGAACTGA
- a CDS encoding aminotransferase class I/II-fold pyridoxal phosphate-dependent enzyme: protein MSRLETLGVHAGREDFSELGVHAPPLDLSTTYPVRDLAEGTASFDALVGGAASAANPIYARLHNPTVARFENALAQMEDTTDAVAFASGMAAMSACLLAAGQRGKHVLAVRPLYGTNDHLLNSGLLGITTRWVKPAEVADAINADTALVIIETPANPTLDLIDIAAVVKAAGAVPVLVDSTFATPVLQQPASLGATLVLHSATKFLGGHGDVIAGVVACNADWASALRQVRAATGGLLHPLGAYLLHRGLQTLSLRVLKAQDNARKLSKLLAAHPVVAKVCYPGLGTVANAHLVDTQMNGPGSLMAFEVRGGHAAASAVMAAVKLATPAVSLGSVDTLIQHPAGLTHRVVDAATQAEHGITPGLLRLSVGIEHVDDLWADLNQALDAIRLSAAA from the coding sequence ATGTCACGTCTTGAAACGCTGGGTGTACACGCCGGTCGCGAGGATTTCAGCGAGCTGGGCGTGCATGCGCCGCCACTGGATCTGTCCACCACGTATCCGGTGCGCGATCTGGCCGAGGGAACTGCCAGCTTTGATGCCTTGGTCGGTGGTGCCGCCAGCGCGGCCAACCCGATCTACGCGCGGCTGCACAACCCCACGGTGGCGCGTTTCGAGAATGCGCTGGCGCAGATGGAAGACACCACCGATGCGGTGGCGTTTGCTTCGGGCATGGCGGCGATGTCGGCCTGCCTGCTCGCCGCCGGCCAGCGCGGCAAGCACGTGCTGGCGGTGCGACCGCTGTATGGCACCAACGATCACCTGCTGAACTCCGGCCTGCTCGGTATCACCACGCGCTGGGTCAAGCCGGCAGAAGTGGCCGATGCGATCAATGCCGATACCGCGTTGGTGATTATCGAGACGCCGGCCAATCCGACGCTGGATTTGATCGACATTGCGGCGGTGGTGAAGGCCGCCGGGGCGGTGCCGGTGCTGGTGGATTCCACCTTTGCCACGCCGGTGCTGCAGCAGCCGGCCTCGCTGGGTGCCACGCTGGTGCTGCACAGCGCGACCAAATTCCTCGGTGGCCATGGCGACGTGATTGCCGGCGTGGTCGCTTGCAATGCGGATTGGGCATCGGCGCTGCGCCAGGTGCGTGCAGCTACCGGTGGTTTGCTGCATCCACTGGGCGCTTATCTGCTGCATCGCGGTCTGCAGACCTTGTCGCTGCGCGTGCTGAAGGCGCAGGACAATGCACGCAAATTGTCGAAGTTGCTGGCCGCGCATCCGGTGGTGGCGAAGGTCTGCTATCCCGGGCTTGGCACCGTGGCGAATGCGCATCTGGTGGACACGCAAATGAACGGGCCAGGCAGCCTGATGGCGTTCGAGGTGCGCGGCGGGCACGCCGCAGCGAGTGCGGTGATGGCGGCGGTGAAGCTGGCCACGCCTGCGGTGAGCCTGGGTTCGGTGGATACCTTGATCCAGCATCCGGCCGGCTTGACCCATCGCGTCGTTGATGCAGCCACCCAAGCCGAGCACGGCATCACGCCGGGGCTGTTGCGTCTGTCCGTCGGCATCGAGCATGTTGACGATCTGTGGGCCGATCTGAATCAGGCGCTGGATGCGATCAGGTTGAGCGCAGCGGCCTGA
- a CDS encoding Lrp/AsnC family transcriptional regulator, whose protein sequence is MRLDRIDFAILRELRKNARLPNKTLAERVGVAPSTALERVRRLRESGAISGYHAEIAPAAVGIGLQAMISVRLARHSRKDLDAFHAYLLTLREVLAFYHVAGANDYLLHVAVANSDHLRDFALDAFTTRPEVAHIETSLIFTFRRNPDVPIYREADQD, encoded by the coding sequence ATGCGCCTGGATCGAATTGACTTCGCGATACTGCGCGAGCTGCGGAAGAACGCTCGACTGCCCAACAAGACGCTCGCCGAACGCGTTGGCGTAGCCCCTTCGACGGCACTGGAGCGGGTGCGCCGGTTGCGCGAAAGCGGCGCGATCAGCGGCTACCACGCGGAGATCGCGCCAGCGGCGGTAGGCATCGGTTTGCAGGCGATGATCAGCGTGCGCCTGGCACGCCACTCACGCAAGGATCTGGACGCCTTCCACGCCTATTTGCTGACCTTGCGCGAGGTGCTGGCGTTCTATCACGTGGCCGGCGCCAACGATTATCTGCTGCACGTGGCCGTGGCCAACAGCGACCACCTGCGCGACTTCGCACTCGACGCGTTCACCACGCGGCCGGAAGTGGCACACATCGAGACCAGCCTGATCTTTACCTTCCGCCGCAATCCAGACGTGCCGATTTACCGCGAGGCGGATCAGGACTGA
- a CDS encoding response regulator — protein sequence MDGHALKSGIGFFKRLLGSHAEGTSRVEPQAPVGSRVLVVDDSPTICAVLGKMLRQDGYAVLKAVDGETAIEKARHEQPALIFLDVVMPGMNGFAVLRALRHDPLTRDIPIVMISGNPQATEQFYLQRFGADDFMRKPFDRDDVYVRIGHLVRAGRLPSRSDASALQQAAGLALAPELLVDELADIPDIAMPDADVTPALSAQTLSPMVLKTAHGLA from the coding sequence ATGGACGGACACGCGTTGAAGAGTGGCATTGGTTTTTTCAAGCGTCTGCTCGGCAGTCATGCGGAAGGTACTTCGCGGGTGGAACCTCAGGCGCCAGTGGGATCGCGCGTGCTGGTGGTGGACGACTCGCCCACGATCTGTGCGGTACTGGGCAAGATGCTGCGGCAGGATGGTTATGCCGTGCTCAAGGCTGTCGACGGCGAGACGGCGATCGAAAAGGCGCGCCATGAGCAGCCGGCGTTGATCTTCCTCGATGTCGTGATGCCGGGCATGAATGGTTTCGCGGTGTTGCGCGCGTTGCGCCATGACCCGCTGACGCGGGATATCCCGATCGTGATGATCAGCGGCAATCCGCAGGCTACCGAGCAATTCTATCTGCAGCGTTTTGGTGCCGACGACTTCATGCGCAAGCCGTTTGATCGCGATGACGTCTACGTGCGCATTGGCCATCTGGTGCGCGCGGGACGATTGCCTTCCCGCAGCGATGCCAGTGCGCTGCAGCAGGCCGCCGGGTTGGCCTTGGCACCGGAGCTTCTGGTCGATGAATTGGCGGATATTCCCGACATCGCCATGCCCGACGCAGATGTGACGCCGGCACTGTCAGCTCAAACGCTGTCGCCGATGGTGTTGAAGACCGCGCATGGCCTGGCTTGA
- a CDS encoding RNA-binding S4 domain-containing protein, with protein MSKPVSSESVATTRVDVWLWAARFFKTRSLAKQAIDGGHISVNDAGCKPARTLRVGDHLKISRGEERMEVEVLALSERRGPASVAQTLYDETESSRATREAARELHRLIGAGAPPKRPDKQARRDLRRLKHDQ; from the coding sequence GTGAGCAAGCCCGTTTCATCAGAAAGTGTCGCCACCACGCGCGTCGACGTGTGGCTGTGGGCTGCCCGCTTTTTCAAGACCCGCAGTCTCGCCAAGCAGGCGATTGACGGTGGTCACATCAGCGTCAACGACGCTGGTTGCAAGCCGGCCAGAACACTTCGTGTGGGTGATCACCTGAAGATCAGTCGTGGCGAGGAACGCATGGAAGTGGAGGTGCTGGCGTTGTCCGAGCGGCGCGGTCCGGCCAGCGTGGCGCAGACCTTGTACGACGAAACCGAATCCAGCCGCGCGACGCGCGAGGCGGCGCGTGAGTTGCATCGATTGATCGGTGCCGGGGCTCCGCCAAAACGTCCGGACAAGCAGGCACGGCGTGATTTGCGGCGACTCAAACACGATCAATGA
- a CDS encoding response regulator, whose product MAGFQLIKRLFGGEHGERRALPRSGKPKEACILVVDDSATIRAVIGKMLTQNHHSVLKAADGDEALVIAKREIPDLIFLDIVMPGMSGFSVLRALRHDPLTRDIPIVMISGNLQATEQFYVQRFGADDFMKKPFGRSEVFARIEHLTASGRLVVRERTTMEPVTSEPEHTAAEHAAIPDIAMPDPHDMIEQSGNRG is encoded by the coding sequence ATGGCAGGTTTTCAGCTGATCAAACGACTGTTTGGTGGCGAACACGGCGAACGCCGTGCGCTGCCGCGTTCCGGCAAGCCCAAGGAAGCCTGCATTCTGGTGGTGGACGATTCGGCCACCATCCGCGCGGTGATCGGCAAGATGCTGACGCAGAACCACCATTCGGTTTTGAAAGCGGCCGACGGCGATGAGGCGCTGGTCATTGCCAAGCGCGAAATTCCGGATCTGATTTTCCTCGACATCGTGATGCCCGGCATGAGTGGCTTCTCGGTGTTGCGTGCGTTGCGCCATGACCCGCTGACACGGGATATTCCGATCGTGATGATCAGCGGCAACCTGCAGGCGACCGAGCAGTTTTACGTGCAGCGCTTTGGCGCCGACGACTTCATGAAGAAGCCGTTTGGGCGCAGCGAGGTCTTCGCGCGCATCGAACACCTGACGGCCAGTGGACGCCTGGTTGTGCGGGAACGCACGACGATGGAACCGGTAACCAGCGAACCGGAGCACACCGCGGCTGAGCATGCCGCGATTCCCGATATCGCGATGCCCGATCCTCACGACATGATCGAGCAGTCCGGCAACCGGGGCTGA